A single genomic interval of Musa acuminata AAA Group cultivar baxijiao chromosome BXJ3-4, Cavendish_Baxijiao_AAA, whole genome shotgun sequence harbors:
- the LOC135636179 gene encoding NAC domain-containing protein 71-like → MNAMLLPPGFRFHPTDEELVGYYLKRKVEGLKIELEVIPVISLYKFDPWELPEKSFLPKRDLEWFFFCSWDRKYPNGSRTNRATASGYWKATGKDRKIACEPSAFGLRKTLVFYLGRAPGGQRTVWIMHEYRLCEDLFHGSSNFLGAFCLCRVIKRSGNWLKRSSNRQEEPKAEKYPSNMFDFNRKRNIDEIFNGTEESSSLDLFDRSGGSSVINSPEIARWVEPDPIITVPSVPDASKASSEMYYTEEAFAINDRGTKCLPSFSSPVHCMEMCRNWEDITFQSLELDASSYGAEAFNATIPPPICRQGSEGEEANLWLQEDNIVTVM, encoded by the exons ATGAATGCTATGTTGTTGCCACCGGGTTTCCGTTTCCATCCCACTGATGAGGAGCTGGTGGGATACTACCTGAAGAGGAAAGTGGAAGGACTTAAGATCGAGCTCGAGGTCATTCCGGTGATCAGTTTGTACAAGTTCGATCCATGGGAGCTACCAG AAAAATCATTTCTTCCGAAAAGAGACTTGGAGTGGTTCTTCTTCTGCTCATGGGATCGCAAGTACCCAAATGGTTCGCGCACAAATAGAGCTACAGCTTCGGGATACTGGAAAGCCACCGGAAAAGATCGAAAGATTGCCTGTGAGCCCTCTGCATTTGGACTGAGGAAGACTCTTGTGTTCTATCTTGGACGGGCTCCTGGGGGACAAAGAACAGTTTGGATCATGCATGAGTACCGCCTTTGTGAAGATCTTTTCCATGGATCTTCTAACTTTTTG GGAGCTTTTTGTTTATGCCGAGTAATCAAGAGGAGTGGAAATTGGCTGAAAAGAAGTAGTAATCGACAAGAAGAACCCAAAGCTGAAAAGTATCCTTCCAACATGTTTGACTTCAACCGCAAAAGAAACATTGATGAAATCTTCAATGGCACAGAAGAAAGTTCATCTCTTGATCTGTTTGACAGAAGCGGTGGTTCATCTGTCATCAACTCTCCAGAAATTGCAAGATGGGTTGAGCCAGATCCAATAATTACAGTCCCCAGCGTGCCAGATGCATCAAAG GCTTCTTCTGAAATGTACTACACGGAGGAAGCTTTTGCGATCAATGATCGTGGGACGAAATGCTTGCCATCTTTCTCAAGTCCTGTACATTGCATGGAGATGTGCAGAAACTGGGAAGACATTACGTTTCAGAGCCTCGAATTGGATGCATCATCATACG GAGCCGAAGCTTTCAATGCAACCATACCTCCTCCAATTTGTAGGCAGGGGAGTGAAGGGGAAGAAGCCAACTTATGGTTACAGGAAGACAATATAGTGACTGTGATGTGA
- the LOC103979497 gene encoding protein NRT1/ PTR FAMILY 7.3-like isoform X1 codes for MVVSMAKSKVPDTNKENPGAREVEMNVGEAKSEYTMDGSVDFGGNPAAKAKSGGWVAGAFVLVNQGLATLAFFGMNVNLVLFLTRVLQRNNADAANDVSKWTGTVYIFSLVGAFLSDSYWGRYKTCAVFQVIFVLGLVLLSLSSHLFLIKPSGCGDSHTPCGTHSSFEVKMFYLAIYMIALGIGGYQPNIATFGPDQFDEEDPREAHSKVSFFSYFYLALNLGSLFSNTFLSYLEDHGMWTLGFWASSASACVALVLFLSGTPRYRHFKPCGNPLSRICQAVVAASRKWRVKMQPGGVDLYDTDEEEFQETNGSKKILHTEGFKFLDRAAFVTAGDFTLQDQSLRRNPWRLCTITQVEEVKCVLRLIPIWLCTILYSVVFTQMASLFVVQGAAMRTTVGAFSVPPSSMSAFDILGVVIFIFLRDRLLHPLVCRIKKSRVGLTELQRMGVGLVIAVMAMIAAGTVEHFRLKQARAPCSGCSGTASSLHILWQVPQYALIGASEVFMYVGQLEFYNGQAPYGLKSFGSALYLTSMSFGNFFSDLIVTAVMKLTARGGRAGWIPENLNHGHLDRFYFLLAALTSADFVVFVACAKWYKSTKLEG; via the exons ATGGTGGTTAGCATGGCTAAATCTAAGGTACCTGATACG AATAAGGAAAATCCAGGAGCAAGAGAAGTTGAGATGAATGTAGGAGAGGCAAAATCCGAGTATACCATGGATGGCTCGGTCGACTTCGGAGGAAATCCAGCTGCCAAAGCAAAATCTGGTGGATGGGTGGCTGGAGCCTTTGTGCTTG TAAATCAGGGCTTAGCAACACTTGCATTCTTTGGGATGAACGTCAACCTGGTTTTGTTCCTGACGAGGGTGCTGCAGCGGAACAATGCGGATGCAGCCAACGACGTCAGCAAATGGACAGGCACCGTCTACATCTTCTCCCTTGTCGGAGCATTCCTTAGCGATTCCTACTGGGGTAGATATAAGACCTGCGCTGTCTTCCAGGTCATCTTCGTGCTT GGTTTGGTTCTGCTATCCCTGTCTTCACATCTGTTCCTGATCAAACCCTCGGGGTGCGGCGACAGTCACACCCCCTGTGGGACTCATTCCAGCTTTGAAGTTAAGATGTTCTACCTAGCTATCTACATGATTGCCCTTGGCATTGGAGGCTACCAACCCAACATAGCCACCTTTGGACCTGACCAGTTCGACGAGGAGGACCCAAGGGAAGCACACTCCAAGGTCTCCTTCTTCAGCTACTTCTACCTGGCCCTCAACTTGGGCTCCCTCTTCTCCAACACCTTCCTGAGTTACCTGGAGGACCATGGCATGTGGACCCTGGGCTTTTGGGCGTCCAGCGCATCCGCTTGCGTGGCACTCGTCCTCTTCCTCAGTGGGACCCCCAGGTACAGACACTTCAAGCCATGTGGAAATCCCCTATCCAGGATCTGCCAAGCGGTCGTCGCCGCGTCAAGGAAATGGAGGGTCAAGATGCAGCCAGGCGGAGTTGATCTGTACGACACGGATGAGGAGGAGTTCCAAGAAACCAATGGCAGCAAGAAGATACTCCACACCGAGGGTTTCAA GTTCCTGGACCGAGCGGCATTTGTCACCGCCGGCGACTTCACCCTCCAAGACCAGTCTCTTCGCCGCAACCCATGGCGGCTTTGCACCATCACGCAAGTGGAAGAGGTGAAGTGCGTGCTGAGGCTCATCCCCATATGGCTTTGCACCATCCTCTACTCGGTGGTGTTCACGCAGATGGCCTCCCTCTTTGTCGTCCAAGGCGCGGCCATGAGAACCACGGTCGGAGCTTTCTCCGTCCCTCCTTCCAGCATGTCGGCCTTCGACATCCTCGGCGTCGTCATCTTTATTTTCCTCCGAGACAGGCTCCTCCACCCGCTCGTCTGCAGGATCAAAAAGAGCCGTGTGGGGCTCACGGAACTGCAGAGGATGGGAGTCGGGCTGGTCATCGCCGTCATGGCCATGATCGCAGCCGGCACGGTGGAGCACTTCCGGTTGAAGCAAGCCCGGGCGCCGTGCAGCGGGTGCAGTGGTACCGCAAGCTCACTGCACATACTGTGGCAGGTGCCCCAGTACGCGCTGATAGGAGCCTCCGAGGTTTTCATGTACGTGGGTCAGCTGGAGTTCTACAACGGGCAGGCCCCGTATGGGCTGAAGAGCTTCGGAAGCGCACTCTACTTGACGTCCATGTCCTTCGGGAACTTCTTCAGCGACCTCATCGTGACGGCGGTGATGAAGCTAACGGCGAGAGGCGGCAGAGCAGGGTGGATTCCGGAGAACCTGAACCACGGCCATTTGGACAGGTTCTACTTCCTATTAGCAGCACTAACCAGCGCAGACTTTGTTGTCTTCGTGGCTTGCGCGAAGTGGTACAAGTCCACCAAGTTGGAGGGGTAG
- the LOC103979497 gene encoding protein NRT1/ PTR FAMILY 7.3-like isoform X2: MNVNLVLFLTRVLQRNNADAANDVSKWTGTVYIFSLVGAFLSDSYWGRYKTCAVFQVIFVLGLVLLSLSSHLFLIKPSGCGDSHTPCGTHSSFEVKMFYLAIYMIALGIGGYQPNIATFGPDQFDEEDPREAHSKVSFFSYFYLALNLGSLFSNTFLSYLEDHGMWTLGFWASSASACVALVLFLSGTPRYRHFKPCGNPLSRICQAVVAASRKWRVKMQPGGVDLYDTDEEEFQETNGSKKILHTEGFKFLDRAAFVTAGDFTLQDQSLRRNPWRLCTITQVEEVKCVLRLIPIWLCTILYSVVFTQMASLFVVQGAAMRTTVGAFSVPPSSMSAFDILGVVIFIFLRDRLLHPLVCRIKKSRVGLTELQRMGVGLVIAVMAMIAAGTVEHFRLKQARAPCSGCSGTASSLHILWQVPQYALIGASEVFMYVGQLEFYNGQAPYGLKSFGSALYLTSMSFGNFFSDLIVTAVMKLTARGGRAGWIPENLNHGHLDRFYFLLAALTSADFVVFVACAKWYKSTKLEG, encoded by the exons ATGAACGTCAACCTGGTTTTGTTCCTGACGAGGGTGCTGCAGCGGAACAATGCGGATGCAGCCAACGACGTCAGCAAATGGACAGGCACCGTCTACATCTTCTCCCTTGTCGGAGCATTCCTTAGCGATTCCTACTGGGGTAGATATAAGACCTGCGCTGTCTTCCAGGTCATCTTCGTGCTT GGTTTGGTTCTGCTATCCCTGTCTTCACATCTGTTCCTGATCAAACCCTCGGGGTGCGGCGACAGTCACACCCCCTGTGGGACTCATTCCAGCTTTGAAGTTAAGATGTTCTACCTAGCTATCTACATGATTGCCCTTGGCATTGGAGGCTACCAACCCAACATAGCCACCTTTGGACCTGACCAGTTCGACGAGGAGGACCCAAGGGAAGCACACTCCAAGGTCTCCTTCTTCAGCTACTTCTACCTGGCCCTCAACTTGGGCTCCCTCTTCTCCAACACCTTCCTGAGTTACCTGGAGGACCATGGCATGTGGACCCTGGGCTTTTGGGCGTCCAGCGCATCCGCTTGCGTGGCACTCGTCCTCTTCCTCAGTGGGACCCCCAGGTACAGACACTTCAAGCCATGTGGAAATCCCCTATCCAGGATCTGCCAAGCGGTCGTCGCCGCGTCAAGGAAATGGAGGGTCAAGATGCAGCCAGGCGGAGTTGATCTGTACGACACGGATGAGGAGGAGTTCCAAGAAACCAATGGCAGCAAGAAGATACTCCACACCGAGGGTTTCAA GTTCCTGGACCGAGCGGCATTTGTCACCGCCGGCGACTTCACCCTCCAAGACCAGTCTCTTCGCCGCAACCCATGGCGGCTTTGCACCATCACGCAAGTGGAAGAGGTGAAGTGCGTGCTGAGGCTCATCCCCATATGGCTTTGCACCATCCTCTACTCGGTGGTGTTCACGCAGATGGCCTCCCTCTTTGTCGTCCAAGGCGCGGCCATGAGAACCACGGTCGGAGCTTTCTCCGTCCCTCCTTCCAGCATGTCGGCCTTCGACATCCTCGGCGTCGTCATCTTTATTTTCCTCCGAGACAGGCTCCTCCACCCGCTCGTCTGCAGGATCAAAAAGAGCCGTGTGGGGCTCACGGAACTGCAGAGGATGGGAGTCGGGCTGGTCATCGCCGTCATGGCCATGATCGCAGCCGGCACGGTGGAGCACTTCCGGTTGAAGCAAGCCCGGGCGCCGTGCAGCGGGTGCAGTGGTACCGCAAGCTCACTGCACATACTGTGGCAGGTGCCCCAGTACGCGCTGATAGGAGCCTCCGAGGTTTTCATGTACGTGGGTCAGCTGGAGTTCTACAACGGGCAGGCCCCGTATGGGCTGAAGAGCTTCGGAAGCGCACTCTACTTGACGTCCATGTCCTTCGGGAACTTCTTCAGCGACCTCATCGTGACGGCGGTGATGAAGCTAACGGCGAGAGGCGGCAGAGCAGGGTGGATTCCGGAGAACCTGAACCACGGCCATTTGGACAGGTTCTACTTCCTATTAGCAGCACTAACCAGCGCAGACTTTGTTGTCTTCGTGGCTTGCGCGAAGTGGTACAAGTCCACCAAGTTGGAGGGGTAG